The following nucleotide sequence is from Strigops habroptila isolate Jane chromosome Z, bStrHab1.2.pri, whole genome shotgun sequence.
TGAGAACTGAATATTGAAACAGAAAACCCATGCTATCTACTGTCAAAGCGCAGAAGTAGGTTCTAGCTAATGAGCTGCTTTTTGGTCTGTTGACCATAAGAAACATTATCATCGTTTAGTTAACTTAGTTTAGGTCTCTATACTAAGTAGTATAATTTCAGTGGAAGCACAGCACCTGGTAGTAAATGATTCTGAATCATCAGAGTAACAGCTGTCAGTTCAAAACTGCCTTAACTAATCATTTCATTGTTCCCTTGACCATATTACCCGATCTGTGGATGTTATTAGTTCCCTTTTTAAGATTCCTAGATTCTGGGCAGTATGCAGCCTGAGCAGCAAGGTTCACCCACCTGTGAGTGACAGGATCAAAAGAAAATAGGTCTGACTCACTATTCCTTAAtcattgatttaaaaaaaacccaaacaaaacctaaacacTGCTGAAGTAGGCAGTATTGCACAGACCATATATTTGGCCACTGATCCTTTTAGAGTCTGTTCTGGGTTAGGCATAGCTGAGCATACGGCACTTAATATGCAGTCAACGCTCCCAAAAGCTTGTTGAATAGCAAATGGCACAAAAAACCTCACTGCTTCATTCATTAGTTGGATGATACAGGCAGGGAGATGCTTAGGAGGTTAACCCAATTCTTAACAAGACGACTGCTTACAGCTAGGCATAGGCACAGACTGATAGAAAGGAAAATTCCAGTCAGGTAACTTGTACCAAAGTTTGTCATAGTCTTTTCCCAACCTGCAAATTGTGAAATGAGTGGCTCCTTGTGGCCTAGAACTCCATTTCAGTTGCAGTGCTCATGTGCTTATTATCTCCTCATctgttttgtggtggtgttgaATAGTGAGTGACTCCTATCTGAAGAACATATTGGGAAACACAGCTTCACTTTATAGTGCAGTAGATAACTGAAGTTGCTGCTTTAGTTGTGAGGTAATGCCACATTGGTATCCTGGATATACTAATAGCAATTAAAGAGTCATTAGTGGGGTGGAAAAAGAACAGTAGGTGGATGGGGTAAAGTCTTACAGGATTTCATTTGCTAACTCTCTGCTGCAAACAAAGTCTTGACAAAGTTTTGTTTACTTGAATTTCAGTGAAGGAGTCCTATTGATGGAAAGCCCTCTGTGGTGTGGACTTTCCTcctattgaaaagaaaaaaattactttttcgTAACAAGCAAGAATAACCAATATGTATGCAAAGCTTAGAGAAATATTCTTCCATTAACAGGTAAGGATTTTAGTTCCCCATATTTATTTATGAGCTAAATTAATACAACTTGAATATTCTTGGTTGCTACATaatcagattttgaaaattaaattctagttagtatttgtaatttctttgtaaagaCGAGTAACAGCTATTCAGCAGCTGTCCAGAACAATGTACAGGAAATTACAATGTTTCTTAGTAATCAGTACTTATCTTTGCCTAACTACAAGTTACTGccttaaaattaagcaaaagtAAGCATAAAGAATGCTAGgcacaactgaaataaaattttcaaaagccACCACTTGATGCCATGTTCTTCCACAGTAAGCttgcacacatgcacaaaacTAAAACAAGGTCCTTGCCAGTGCTAAATTTATTGGTTTCTTATTCACTCTATTccacaagagaagaaaaaataatgcttttatttgcaaGGTGAAGTTCATATGATATTTGACACTTTTTACTGCTACCATAATTATGTGACCCATAAAAAATAGTATCAAGAATCTCACCTTCCCTCCCACGAGAGCCTGATACAATTCCTCCATAATTTAACAGACATCTTGGAAGCTTAACTGAATCAAACTTTTTGTGGATACTCATAGGATGTATATTTAATACATCAAAAGTTTAATTGCCACCGAAGCAGGGAATGCATTTGACATCAAATGCATCAACTTGACACAGAATTCTGTGTTGTATGTGTACCTGTTTTTCTGAAAGGTCATGTCACATTTCACATTATACTTGTTAAAACCTATTAAGACAACATAATTCAGTAAATGAGCTTGACTGTGTAAACAACCTTTACTACTTTCAAACCTAAATTAagcaatgaataaaaataactttatttttcatctacCGAAAAGTTTTGTGTGCCATTAATATATTCTGAAACCATTCTTACCCATAACAAGAACTTAATTATGGTCTCTTAAAACTCTAGATTATATAAGCATTTTTGATCAtctaacagttgtttttctgaaagaaaacttagTTTTAAACTTTCAAAGCTTCTGTTTTCCACACACagtccttttctgtttcctgaacaCAGACTTTCTAGAAATCACAGATAATTTTAATGGAAAGTAAAAATGCTGTATTCCTTACACTTTGACCTTCTAGCCACCTTGCTGAGAGTCTCAGCACCAGCGCTAATTTCAGGATGCAGATGTTAACTTAAGAACTGAACTAGGTTGTCAATGCCTACTCTTTTATAACACACAAAATAAACCCTAATAACTTTTACCTGTCTCTAGCTTTGCCTGGACTGCTTAGTAAAGGAAACTGAGAGTATGAGAAGAAAGGACTACTGAAGGAAGGACACAGAATCACATTATTCATTAGGGTTCTATGGTCCTTGTTAGAGATTTTCTGTGCTTACTAAAGCATCTTCTTGTCTGGTTAAAACCACACTTTTTCTCTTGTCTTCCTCTGTTACAGTCTGACTCATCTGTTCAAACAGCTTTGATATCGTGGTAAATCTCAGGTGATTCTGAAATCTTCGTGCAGCAAAAGCATAAAGTAGAGGGTTAATACAGCTACTGATGAATACAAGTGCTCCAGAGATGTACACTCCTCTGTCTACAATTTCATCCAATGCCAAAGACATTTCCTTATTAGAGAGCTCTATGTGAATTGAAATAACATCTAGGATGTTAAAGAGATGATGAGGGAACCAGCATAAAATGAATGCCACCACAACGCTGGCAATGAGCCGCTCCGATCGCCGCTTAGATTGGTAAGTCATTCTGCTTATTCTTCTTGCAACACACATGTAACAAgtgcaaataattaaaaaagggaTTACAAAACCTGCAAGAGTCTCCAGCAAAAGATATGACACTTTCTGTCCATTAGAAGAGTAGTTGCGACATGTGCATAGTAGTTGACcattcatttcttctgtctcttgAAATGGAATGACAGAAATGCCAAAAGTAACAGAGAGGAACCAAATGAAGAACATGATTAAAGCaatcttttgtttccttttgtacCTTTGAATGGTGAAAGGGTAGAAGACAGCCATTAACCGCTCCAAGCTCAGTGCTGTAATTAGAAATATACTAGCATACATGCTGcagtaaataatgaaaaccagtattttgCAGAAGATGACTCCAAAAACCCATGAGTCAGCAAAGGAGTAAATCCAAATTGGTAAAGTAACCAGTACAAGGACATCTGCAATGGCCAGGTTCAAAATCAGCAGGACTGAAGGAGATGCTTGCTTCATTTTGGTACAAATAGTCCAGATGACGATACAATTTCCAGGGGTCCCAATAATAAATGACAAGCTTAGTATTATGCAGACTACTGACCTCACAATATTCCACATCGAGTGCATACTGCTTTCCTCAGCTTGATTCATGCTGGAAATCCTTCAGTTCTTCTTGGTCGCCAATATATTTGGTACTTTGTGCCCTGCTTTTATTCTGTAGGTATTAGTGATCTACTCCAAAGTTCTTTAACTGGTCTTCTGAAGACTAACATGGCACATGAGCTCACGTCTTAATGCTCACACTTACAAACATCTGACCGCATATGGCAGTTCCTGTTGTTCAGGAAGACTGTGCATTTCTGcatgcaaagcaaaaataaaaatacagtgcagCATCTGACTTTGCTTTTAGTTATACACCCATTGTACTTCAGCAGATTTTACAGCATGCCGGTGGCCTTCCAAAAGAAGCTTGCTACTTTTTTCAAGTTACTGATCTAATCAACAGTTATGAGGAGAAAGCAGCCCTCTTTATGCTATTCTACTCATTCATATGAATAACTTAACACTTTATGAAAGTCAGAAAAGAGGGGTGGCAGATAAATCACAAATGTGCATTACGTTTGACATGAAATTCTATCCCAAGGCATAAAAAATGTGCCTTcatgtcatctttttttttaattcagcagaACACAGTTGAACATGCTTTAGAAATATGCTGGCATAAAGGAAATCAACATTTTCCTACAGTGAGACACTGCTGGTACACTAAAGTGGGAGGGAGTTGTACCTCTAATGCTCTGGGAAACTGCAGTCATTTAGCCAAACAATAACCATCAGAATAGTCTGGATATAGGGTTATAGGAGGAAATGTTCTATGTCAGAGAGAAAACGCATTACATTGTCCTCCTTCTGAACTAGCAATGGGCTATGGCTTTATCTCCTAAGCAACTTGGTAAATCCTGTGTGAATGCTAAGTTCTTCAGTGTCTGgccagagaaaatgaaaatattttgttatccTGATGTCAAAACATCTTCTTTTGCAGTTCATTTCTAAAAGGTTAAAGGAGGAACTAAACCAGCAGCACATACAGAAATGGTCAAGCGTCACAGAAGTGAAACTGGATGGGTATTTTCCATAAAAAAGattcacagaagaaattatGTGTAGTGCTCTCAAATTTAAGATTGTGTTACAGATTATTTCCCTAAGTGCTGGGGTAGAATTTTACAAACCTGGCAAATGTAGTGCATAATATTAAGTTGAAAAGTATCTTTCACAATGGAAAAAGGGTTGCAACACCACCAAGCCCAAATAAGCTTAGCTGGTTTTGATCTCATAAGAGTATAATGAGATCAAAAGCAAATCCACAATAACTCCACTAAAGTCTAGTATTATCTCTTCAAAATgctatttctgtaataaatattttaattttgatttaatcTGTTACTTGATTCcagttccttttatttttaactgcatttaaTACAGATTGGGTAggggaaaaacccaaatcaGTAGTTTGTATTCTAAAGGGAATTTCTGAAAACCATTTGTGAAAATTAACTAATGAAGGGAAGTGATGGGCAATGTCTCTTCTTCTAGTGAAATCACCTTTATACACTTCATTATTTCTCCAAAAGTAACTTTGGAAGAGCTCTGTATTTGTTTATTGGCAGTGGCATATAGAGATTGAACTAAGTTGCAgatttttgttagaaaaaaacaaaatcaaggaGAGATGCCCAGTATCTCTTGTCCCCCAATGCTACAGGACAAGCAGGTTCTTTTAGGTAAATTCTCAATctagatgatgatgatgatgattattattattattattattgtatcACACACTCGTTATTAAGAATTTGACCTAGTTTGCAGAGGACCCACATATCTAAAAGCCTAGGTAACTAAAGACTCTAGATTGTAAGGAAGCTGTACTGATTATTAGACATTCTGCTTAACTGAAAGCCATAATTGCTCAAAATTCTGTGTCGCAATAAGCTATGCTATCTGCTAGAAATTGTAGATAACAATCAGTTATGCTGTAATTAAATTTTTTATGTCATAGTAACGCTTTAGTTGTAACTACAACCCTTGTGCTATCAAGGATCCCTAAGAAAACTTGTACTTTCCTGTGACACCTCTaagattttcctctttgaaacTTTATTATTGGTGGCAAAGAGCTTTTGTCTGCACACCTATTGGTGCCGGTTTTAGTATAGTTCTAATTCAGTGGTGTATGGATCTGGTTGAACTTCTGAAGCGTCtgtcacttcatttttcagaaacatgtttctCCACTTCATCAAAGTTTGCTTGCCAGATGACCTCTGCTTCTGGCTGTATCTTTCATTtagacaagaaaacaaaggaatagCAGAATTTCAGCAACAGCCTGGgagtcttttttaaaaaaaaaatcctagacAGGTGTTAAAATGCTAAGACTTCCTTGTGTAAGACTCTGAAGACAGGCTATTAGACTTAATATCACAGGTGTTAGAGTTAATATTAGCTAGAGAGCATGTCTCTGAAGAGCTCTGAATGTTGGATCTCTGTGAAAACTTCAGACTGTTTGTAAGCTGTCTTTGATATTCTCTAGAAGTGTCTGACCGCTACTTGTCAAATTTACACTAGTAGTACATGAACTTTATGGCAAATTTaacaaatatttccattaacaACGTGAG
It contains:
- the LOC115619749 gene encoding leukotriene B4 receptor 1-like, giving the protein MNQAEESSMHSMWNIVRSVVCIILSLSFIIGTPGNCIVIWTICTKMKQASPSVLLILNLAIADVLVLVTLPIWIYSFADSWVFGVIFCKILVFIIYCSMYASIFLITALSLERLMAVFYPFTIQRYKRKQKIALIMFFIWFLSVTFGISVIPFQETEEMNGQLLCTCRNYSSNGQKVSYLLLETLAGFVIPFLIICTCYMCVARRISRMTYQSKRRSERLIASVVVAFILCWFPHHLFNILDVISIHIELSNKEMSLALDEIVDRGVYISGALVFISSCINPLLYAFAARRFQNHLRFTTISKLFEQMSQTVTEEDKRKSVVLTRQEDALVSTENL